One segment of Ricinus communis isolate WT05 ecotype wild-type chromosome 8, ASM1957865v1, whole genome shotgun sequence DNA contains the following:
- the LOC8261010 gene encoding vacuolar fusion protein MON1 homolog, whose translation MSSDSSSSCGDDPSPNPKPLETQFGSVTIQESNNIVENDDAGNDEEAVNGSVNENGCREEDSDVQIQAQEDIIELEESGIRRNNSEVEVDLPSSPSSSGYAGERGSSSASSASRIGDASEDDQIQEITNDNTVLDSQTAWTPGKRHVDEDDASISWRKRKKHFFILSNSGKPIYSRYGDEHKLAGFSATLQAIISFVENGGDRVRLVRAGKHQVVFLVKGPIYLVCISCTEEPYESLRGQLELIYGQMILILTKSVNRCFEKNPKFDMTPLLGGTDVVFSSLIHSFSWNSATFLHAYTCLPLAYATRQAAGAILQDVADSGVLFAILMCKHKVVSLVGAQKASLHPDDMLLLSNFIMSSESFRTSESFSPICLPRYNPMAFLYAYVHYLDVDTYLMLLTTSSDAFYHLKDCRIRIETVLLKSNVLSEVQRSMLDGGMRVEDLPGDPLPRSGTASPHLGQYKLPTDSPERFRESYVGIGGPAGLWHFMYRSIYLDQYVSSEFSSPINSPQQQKRLYRAYQKLYTSMHDKANGPHKTQFRRDENYVLLCWVTPDFELYAAFDPLADKAMAIKTCNRVCQWVKDVENEIFLLGASPFSW comes from the exons ATGTCGTCCGATTCAAGCTCCTCCTGCGGCGACGATCCCAGTCCTAACCCTAAGCCTCTCGAGACCCAATTCGGATCGGTTACTATTCAAGAATCCAATAACATCGTTGAGAACGACGACGCTGGAAACGATGAAGAAGCGGTTAATGGATCAGTGAACGAGAACGGTTGTCGCGAAGAAGATAGTGACGTTCAAATTCAAGCTCAAGAAGACATAATAGAGCTCGAAGAAAGCGGCATTAGGAGAAACAATTCGGAGGTGGAAGTGGATTTACCGTCAAGCCCTAGCAGTAGCGGGTACGCCGGTGAGAGAGGCAGTAGTAGTGCCTCTAGTGCTTCCAGAATTGGCGATGCGAGTGAAGATGATCAAATTCAGGAAATTACGAATGATAATACCGTCTTGGACTCACAAACAGCCTGGACGCCTGGGAAGCGACATGTCGATGAG GATGATGCTTCCATTTCATggaggaaaaggaagaagcatttttttatattgagtaATTCCGGGAAACCAATATATTCCAG ATATGGTGATGAGCACAAGCTAGCAGGGTTTTCAGCAACATTGCAAGCCATCATTTCCTTTGTGGAGAATGG GGGGGATCGTGTCAGATTGGTTAGGGCAGGAAAGCACCAG gTAGTCTTTCTTGTGAAAGGACCAATTTACTTAGTTTGCATCAGCTGTACAGAAGAACCATATGAATCACTAAGGGGGCAACTGGAGCTTATCTATGGTCAG ATGATACTCATTTTAACAAAGTCAGTGAATAGATGTTTCGAGAAGAATCCGAAGTTTGATATGACACCCTTGCTTGGAGGAACGGATGTTGTATTTTCATCTCTCATACATTCATTTAGTTG GAATTCAGCCACATTTCTTCATGCATACACCTGTCTTCCACTAGCTTATGCAACAAGGCAAGCTGCAGGAGCTATATTGCAAGATGTTGCTGATTCAGGTGTCCTCTTTGCAATATTAATGTGCAAACACAAG GTTGTCAGTCTAGTTGGTGCTCAAAAAGCTTCTCTTCATCCTGATGACATGTTGCTGCTTTCCAACTTTATCATGTCATCAGAATCATTTAG AACATCTGAGTCTTTCTCACCAATTTGCCTGCCAAGATACAATCCCATGGCATTTTTGTATGCTTATGTCCATTATCTTGAT GTCGACACATACTTGATGCTGCTTACTACTAGTTCAGATGCATTTTATCATCTCAAGGATTGCAG GATTCGTATTGAAACGGTTCTTCTGAAGTCCAATGTTCTTAGTGAAGTTCAGAGATCAATGTTAGATGGTGGGATGCGTGTTGAGGATCTGCCTGGTGATCCATTGCCTCGTTCTGGGACTGCTTCTCCCCATTTAGGACAATATAAATTACCAACTGATTCTCCTGAGAGATTCAGGGAATCATATGTTGGCATTGGTGGTCCTGCTGGGCTTTGGCATTTTATGTACCGCAGTATATATCTGGATCAATATGTATCTTCCGAGTTTTCATCACCGATTAACAGTCCGCAACAGCAGAAAAG ATTGTATAGAGCTTACCAAAAGCTTTATACTTCCATGCATGATAAGGCGAATGGTCCACACAAGACTCAGTTTAGAAGAGATGAGAATTATG TTCTACTCTGTTGGGTCACCCCAGATTTTGAACTATATGCAGCATTTGATCCCCTAGCAGACAAG GCTATGGCAATAAAGACTTGCAACAGGGTTTGTCAATGGGTGAAAGATGTTGAAAATGAGATATTTTTGTTGGGAGCAAGCCCTTTTTCATGGTGA
- the LOC8266276 gene encoding double-stranded RNA-binding protein 2, translated as MYKNQLQELAQRSCFNLPSYTCIREGPDHAPRFKATVNFNGEIFECPHYCSTLRQAEHSAAEVALTSLSNRGPSHSLAARILDETGVYKNLLQEIAQRVGAPLPQYTTFRSGLGHQPVFTGTVELAGITFTGEPAKNKKQAEKNAAMAAWSSLKQLAKEDASSSSEPENSDELEQITIARALLNYRLKEKMAIANSPNSPIPFSKKFPMQGPRPTSPQPVPATTSKILPLFCPKTTRNRPTSTTITDRSVPTRTATSTTSCDRTVPPRQSPTLDLWAAHPQKFPAAGAAPYVPIRQFGAHCHGMAQPVRVRSVVPVFAAPQCQPPSLPPQVLRGLPQQPPPVTIRQTSLVYAASPPVQKEDPLNVQKGNVVVPKEDSPASQKEHPDIGIEDSPTVKKEHSAVQKADSQAGQTDNPAVEVEDPLCNTKEDQAAENPNKSPAQLEEASTSTNKSLQESAMLQSLEHLKI; from the exons atgtaCAAGAACCAGCTACAAGAGCTGGCGCAGAGAAGCTGCTTTAACCTTCCGTCTTATACTTGCATAAGAGAAGGTCCTGATCACGCTCCTCGTTTTAAAGCTACCGTTAACTTTAACGGTGAGATCTTTGAATGCCCTCACTATTGCTCTACTCTCCGTCAAGCTGAACACTCCGCCGCTGAAGTCGCTCTAACCTCTCTCTCCAATCGCGGTCCCTCTCACTCTCTCGCCGCTCGCATTCTC GATGAAACTGGGGTATACAAGAACCTTTTGCAGGAAATTGCACAAAGAGTTGGTGCTCCATTGCCACAATATACAACATTCAGGTCAGGTCTAGGGCACCAACCTGTTTTTACTGGGACAGTAGAATTGGCTGGAATTACATTCACAGGTGAACCTgccaaaaataagaaacaagCTGAGAAGAATGCAGCAATGGCAGCTTGGTCATCTCTAAAACAAT TGGCAAAAGAAGATGCCAGTTCTTCATCTGAGCCAGAAAACAGTGATGAGTTAGAACAAATCACGATAGCTCGTGCCTTGTTGAATTACCGATTGAAGGAAAAGATGGCAATAGCAAACTCCCCAAACTCCCCAATACCGTTTTCCAAAAAGTTTCCAATGCAGGGCCCTAGGCCAACAAGTCCACAGCCTGTACCTGCTACCACATCCAAAATCCTCCCCTTATTTTGCCCAAAGACAACTCGAAATAGACCTACTTCAACAACAATAACCGACAGATCTGTGCCAACCAGAACAGCAACATCAACAACGTCATGTGACAGAACTGTGCCGCCACGACAATCGCCTACTCTAGACCTTTGGGCAGCTCATCCTCAGAAATTCCCAGCTGCAGGAGCAGCTCCTTATGTCCCTATCCGACAATTTGGGGCGCATTGCCATGGCATGGCTCAACCTGTAAGAGTAAGAAGTGTAGTGCCTGTTTTTGCTGCACCTCAATGTCAGCCACCATCACTACCGCCTCAGGTGTTGCGAGGACTACCACAACAACCTCCACCTGTCACCATTAGGCAAACTTCTCTAGTATATGCAGCTTCACCACCAGTTCAAAAAGAAGATCCTCTGAATGTTCAAAAAGGTAATGTGGTTGTTCCAAAAGAAGATTCTCCAGCCAGTCAAAAAGAGCATCCAGATATTGGAATAGAAGATTCTCCGACAGTTAAAAAGGAGCATTCAGCTGTTCAGAAAGCAGATTCTCAGGCCGGTCAAACTGATAACCCAGCTGTTGAAGTAGAAGATCCTCTGTGCAATACAAAAGAGGATCAAGCAGCAGAAAATCCAAATAAATCACCAGCTCAACTGGAAGAAGCAAGCACATCAACTAACAAAAGTTTGCAAGAATCCGCAATGCTACAAAGCTTGGAGCACCTTAAAATCTGA